The Cinclus cinclus chromosome 38, bCinCin1.1, whole genome shotgun sequence nucleotide sequence GGGAACGGCTCGCGCGAGGCCCCGCCCCTTTCCTCCGCCGTGAGGCGATTCtcggcccccccccccccaccggTTCCCCTTCAGTCCCACGACGGTTCCGGGACCCCTTAGAAACCCCCGAGCCCCGGCTGTGCCCCGGGACACCGGCGACACCGGAGCACCACCGAACACGATGGCTGCAGAGGGTCCCTGCGCCCCAGGCGCTGTCATCCCTCTGCCAGGTGGGGGGACCATGAGAGAGCGGGCGGGGGGATGAGGCGACGGGCCCCTCCATAACCCATGTACCCCCCCCTCAGCCCCTGACGAGAGCGGCTGCTCGGACGAGTTTGCCCTGGACTGCACTTTCGCTGCCTGCGACCCCGAGCGAACAGGTAGCCAATCCCCCTGGGGCCACGGTGGCCACAGCCAAACTGCCCCGGGATGGTGACCACCGTGCCTGACCCCTTGGTCCGCCCCAGGGCTGGTGCAGCCGCAGCGGGTGGTCGAGTACGTGGCAGCGATGACGGGGCACAGTGGGCACGATGGGCGGCTGCAGGCGCTGCGGCAGGCGCTGGATCCTGCGGCCACAGGGACGGCACTGGACCGGATTCGTTTCCGCACAGCTATGGGCGCCTGGATCGCAGCGTGCCGGCAGGACGGGTCAGTGCCGAGAGATGGGGCAGCGCCTGGGGCTGGCTGGACCGGTCAGTAGTGCTGACCCATGGCTCTGTCCATGCAGAGCCGAGCAGCAGGACGTGGCGACTGGTGACACTGGATCAGTGCTGGAGGGTGGGTGTTGGAACAGGAAAAGGGAGTCGGGGTGGCTCCTATGGGGACACAAGCGCAGCCCACTGTGTCCCATCCCACAGAGGATGACGGACACGCGCTCCCAGCAGCCGCCCAGCTCCAGGGTGACAACATAGACATCACCACCCAGTAAGTGCCCACTGTGGGGACACCCTGCCattcctggctgtgctcccaggAGCACTCTGGGACCAGTGGGACTCCCCAGCAGTGCCGAGGCCGCAGGGCTGCGGAGCCGTGCCCGGCAACTGGCAGCCCAGAACACCAAACTGCAGCGGGAtgctgagcaggctgaggagctCAATGCCCACCTGGCCGAGGAGATTGCACAGCTCCAGGCGCAGCTGCGAAGGTGCTCCCGAGGGCTTCCCGGGCATGGGGGCTGGGTCAGCatcctgggaatgctgaaaCGCTGTTCGCTCTCGGCAGCAGCCggcaggcactggagcaggccAGGGTGGCCATCGAGGAGCTGGACGAAATTAAGGCAGTCGTgaaggggctggaggaggagaacaCCGAGCTCCGGCGGCAGGCACGGCACACGGTGAGAGGCTAAACAGAGGTGCCACATGGTGTCACATTTGGTGTCACATGGTGTCCCCTCATGGCCATGCCCTCcccaggagaaggagcagcacagcctgtgttTGCGGGCCGAGGGTCTGCAGGAGGAGGTGAGCCTGGTACTGGGGGCTACCCCAGTGGGGCAGTGCCATGGGGAACCCCAGCCCTGTT carries:
- the KASH5 gene encoding protein KASH5 isoform X6 → MGGCRRCGRRWILRPQGRHWTGFVSAQLWAPGSQRAGRTGQCREMGQRLGLAGPVSSADPWLCPCRAEQQDVATGDTGSVLEEDDGHALPAAAQLQGDNIDITTHSAEAAGLRSRARQLAAQNTKLQRDAEQAEELNAHLAEEIAQLQAQLRSSRQALEQARVAIEELDEIKAVVKGLEEENTELRRQARHTEKEQHSLCLRAEGLQEENQRLLAEGQGLREQIQAQAARMSSLEAQVCRDTALLSARDTALAQAGQRAQELTAALEDYERVVQELRLETTQLRQQLGRLRDAWAMRPWCPRSQLTIQATAVTSQGTGDKEEEEDTETALFGGGGLAGSSEEVAEAVAPQAPLSPWTPLSPWALALLVLLALLYLLPRQWPQPQLRYQSPPPL